Within Spinacia oleracea cultivar Varoflay chromosome 4, BTI_SOV_V1, whole genome shotgun sequence, the genomic segment gccatgtgcgcgcagcccatgcgctcgtcgcatagctgctgcatccccatcgcaagcctccgtacgcattggtgctcgctgcgcgcgccagcgctcatcgcacgcgagctatcgctcgcagtgcgcgcgcgacatcgctcgctgggcgcgcgacatcgctcgatgggcgcgcgagccatcgcttgctgggcgcgcgacatcgctcgctgggcgggcgacatcgctcgctgggcgcgcgacatcgctcgctgggcgcgcgagccatcgctcgctgggcgcgcgacatcgctcgctgggcgggcgacatcgctcgctgggcgcgcgacatcgctcgctgggcgcgcgagccatcgctcgctgggcgcgcgacatcgctcgctgggcgggcgacatcgctcgctgtgcgcgcaagcaatgctgggcgcagcgctcgtggcacgcgagcttgcgctcgctgcgcgcgaggctgcgcgctcttgtgcgaggcagcgcgcgttgtggcgcagctcgcttgctgcccacacgcgactgccttggctcgcccttcgcccatgcccattcgtccattgctcgtggcacacgacacaaggcagggctgctgccttgtgctcgtgcactacgcccttgctcattgcattcgtgccgcacgggcgacgagctcccttgctcgtcgtcgcatgcccgcattatacaacaccccttaagggtaacacgaagcgtccattgcttcgtgcgtgcaagttttatgaacgaatcgcataaaaattcaaaatttatatttaaaattaatgacaaattaataaataatattaatttcataattttagggcgaaaaaatcgaaaatttattatccaattgatttccgattgttatggattcaagtctaggtcataaaaatttaaaatttatcataaatttacaatttttatggtggtttttaatcataggtttctaattaaattacaattaattatgaaaatcaaattaattctaaattattctaattttcaacaaattaatcataattacaaattagattgcataattaacaagactaggcattcaaacttgttaaacatatgcagtaggtcaatcaaaaattcaagatttatcaacaagaatcgcaaatatttaatttaacatcttaaatttacgaaattttgcattcgaaaaactaaaaccttcgaaaagtcatagttaggcttcgaatttgagaattctgggttcggcagaaaaacactatttttgtcaaaattttagaatgccttttacatgcgaaattgacacaaaaatcactcgatttggatgagtaacgaagaaactgccgaaaaactgcgtacgtataattaaataaacgcaatttgcaattaattaacaattacgaaaattaatcaccccttttaattcttgcaaatttgtaatatttaaccatgttcatgcaattatagattatgaaaataataaggggctcgtgataccactgttaggttatgatacatatgacattacatagatcatgcggaaacaaccattaacccaggacaacatattatttacacataatcatatagcataatttagatgcatactctttgctgcgtgccctccctagctgcgcccgaaccgaacaagaacaagtctttaggactccaagtgtcgtccctccgtagatagtccacagcacgtccggatccgccttaagattgaccaactagaatcgcccttaagatactagaaaatttcggcactttatgagcaagatgtgtgttttaattttctctcaaaaactcactttttgaatacttttaaacttcttataaattgtgagtcctagcctcatatttataggggtatggaaaagggaatcgaaatcctattcagatacaaattaattaaacctagaatcctacaagaactctgatttaattaatttatcaaatagaattaggaatttaatcattaaccgaactctgcatgttttaggaaacgtgcacgaacacaaacacttgcacacacacgcacggcagccacgatgggccccatgcgtgcgcgcgagcagcagcccacgcagcgcccgcgcgcgctgcgcgctgcgcgtgctgtgcgcgctgtgcgcgctgcgcagcctgctgggcctggccttgcgctgggcctggcgtggctgtttgtgcggcgcgcttggcttgctgggcgatggcctggcttcgtgctgggcctcgtccggcaggcctcgtccgatgcttattcgtacgatgcgcttccgattaaattttccgattccggaattcatttccgatacgaacaatatttaatatttccgattccggaatatttccatttcgaacaaatatttaatatttccgtttccggaattattttccgattccggtaatatttccgattctgacaatatttccgtttccggcaatatttccgattctggcaatatttccatttccgataatattttccgatacgtaccatgtttccgtttccggcaacatctacgacttggataatatttatatttccgatacgatccatatttccgtttccggcaatatcatcgtttccggagtattcatttcttgcctgtgacgatcttagctcccactgaaaccaagatccgtcggttccgaatattcatagatggagtatttaatgccattaaatacttgatccgtttacgtactatttgtgtgaccctacgggttcagtcaagagtaagctgtggattaatatcattaattccacttgaactgaagcggcctctagctaggcattcagctcacttgatctcactgaattattaacttgttaattaatactgaaccgcatttattagacttaacatagaatgcatacttggaccaagggcattatttccttcagagaaTAAAGGGTCAATATGACAATTACAAGCAGCCatcaaagaaaggaaaaaagaaacacaaagaaTTTGGATCCAAGACACCCAATATTCAATTATTTACAcctaaagaacaactattttagtGATGTTCTTGTTTTATTATCATATACAGTTACTTCAACATTTTTAAACAAATTTATTGAGTGTTTATACTATAGTTCTCCTTTACAATACATAGTTACTATACATTcagtatagtaactctttataaacacacaatttttatttatagtaactcgttataaaatagttactattttgacaatatagtatctcttaatacaatatagttactattctgaaaatatagtaactctttataaaatatagttactattttgacaatatagtaactcttaataaaatatagttactattctgataatatagtaactctttataaaatatacttactttttttacaatatagtaactttttataaaatatagttactatttaaaaaatatagtaactcttagaacaatatagttactattctaaaaaaatatagtaacgttttttatgcaatcaaaatgacttatagtaactatatgttactcaaaaataaaataccataaaaaagagagtaattGTATCTTATTAAAGATAACTATATCTgtaagatagtaactatttgaATTTATACACAAAATTATTCACTTTTTATATATACCAACTCTTCACATTTAGTGGTCACCCTTCtttacatatagtaactctatataaaatatagttactattttgattaTATAGTAACTTTCGTTATGCAATCATATGACTTACAAATTtataagagtaactatatttgaAGAAAGGTaactatttcattcaaatagaaactatatttaaaataagtaaattgaACAATATGACACAAATACTGCAAAAGTTATAATTACTCTCATATATCAAACAATTAAAAATCAttgagagtaactatatcaaacttAGAATTAATTGTACATTCTAAGTAGTAATTCGACTACATACAAacacaaaaaattaaattgttttttcaGCAATAATTATTAACCACGTGAAGCACCTCGTCCACGTGCCTTCCCGTGTCTGCCTCCTCGGGTGCGTCTCCCGCCTTTGCCACGTCCTTTCCCTTCAACATTGACATCTGTCTCAGCTTCATCTTCTGTTTCAACATGTTTGGATTTCCTTGCTGAACTATTTCTTgcaacaatttcaatttttgaagCATCATTCATGTATTTCTGCGTCAACTCTTCCCTTTGTTTAATTAGGGCATCCAAAACATCTTGTTTCCTGTATTTCCTGAATGCAACCATTCGTTTCAGATATTCATCTCTGTAACAATTCAAATCTGACAACACAATGGTGCCACAAATACAAGCCCTGAGAAACTTCCTGAAATCTTCCTGCAAATATTTGAACAGTAACTATTAGAataaaaacagtaactatgataacaaaacaataactataaagaatgaaaagaaaaatatgaataacattaattatttttaacacAAAAACTTACATCTGCCAAGGGATCAAAGTCAAAAATCCCAACACCATCTTGTACCGTTTCAACACCATGAAAAACCATCATTAACATCATCAAATAGACACAACAGTCTTTGTCATAAGCACCTCGCTTCCAATTACCACCGACCGGGATAAATTTGAAGCTTTTAATAtcttcatgatgaatgttatccATATTT encodes:
- the LOC130472179 gene encoding uncharacterized protein, which gives rise to MKDKSVYFFDNMLLEPKEMEQRKKAYSVLCSSLEKLLKNMDNIHHEDIKSFKFIPVGGNWKRGAYDKDCCVYLMMLMMVFHGVETVQDGVGIFDFDPLADEDFRKFLRACICGTIVLSDLNCYRDEYLKRMVAFRKYRKQDVLDALIKQREELTQKYMNDASKIEIVARNSSARKSKHVETEDEAETDVNVEGKGRGKGGRRTRGGRHGKARGRGASRG